The following DNA comes from Diprion similis isolate iyDipSimi1 chromosome 14, iyDipSimi1.1, whole genome shotgun sequence.
ACAAATTTGTTGATAGAGTGACAAGTGTATTTATGAAATCAATTTGAGAGATTAGAAAGAAAACGTTTTCATTTGTACAACATATGTCACGTGTTTTATCAAAAAGATCATTGTGAGGCAATAATTATACAGTCAGAGTTATTTTTAGGTCAGATTACTGTCATTTGtgctaatatttttcaaatttatcactCATTTACAGGTTCGTATCCAAGGGATAATCAGGTGGAGctggttaaaaaattgaaaaagcgtTACGGGAACATAGTAAGACTATCATCGTTACCCGGAAGATCGGACATAGTAATCGTCTGCGATCCAAACGACTTTGAGAAGGTACAAAGGATAAAAACTCAACAATTAACGCTTTgcgagtgaaaatattcatcgcAATTTTTCCCTTCTCAGATTTACAGAACGGAAGGTATCTGGCCAAAAAGAGACGCCATGCCGAGTTATAAATACTACCGAGATCACGTgaggaatgattttttcaacggagTTGGAAGCATGGTGACAGAGTGAGTGTTAAACTGGTTCGAGAAATGTAGGTCCGAAGAATGAGATTCCAGACGAGCAGCGAGTTCATTGAGTtctttccaacatttttacaCTCAACAGGCAAGGTAGAGAATGGCACGCGATAAGAAACGTGGCGAACACGCCGATGCTGAATCCAAAAGTGGCGTCTAAGTACATTCAGCCAATCAACGAAGTGGCTTCGGATTTTGTCAAGAGGTTGGCAGCTGTTTAAATTCATAACAACGCATGACGGAGGAGCTTTTATCGTTACAAAGTGGCCAGGGGCGGAGAATATTGACTCTAAAGTCATCTCCTTTTCTCCACTCTCCGTTCCATTGCTTATATTTCATCATTCCTGTTACAGAATGACGAGAATCCGCGGAAGAGATGAAATGCTGCCGGCAACCTTTAGCAACGAGCTTAATAAATGGGCTCTTGAATGTGAGTCTCGTAGTTTTGGTTCCCGCACTCAAGTGGGTCTCAGCAAAGTACCTTCGCCCGTCTCTTCCTCTACTCGaaacattattattacaccgaagagattttatttaatataacttctttcattttcttctcctcgAAATTCAGCCGTAGCTCTTCTGGCGATGGACACTCGTCTCGGATGTCTAGACGACCCGGAATCTCTGGAAACCAGCGACGCTCATCGCCTCGTGGAGGCAGTGTTAACCATGATGAAGCTCACCTACGATCTCGACGTCAGTCCAAGTCCAATGTCCGCCTTCCGGAGGAAGGAGTTCAATCGCGCTGTTGACGTACAAATCGAGTTCGTATTATACAATTGCGATCAAGTGAAGGTATCACATGAGCGTCTTTACGTCAGCGAACCTCTACTTCTGGCAGGGGTTCGTAGCCACGATGAAGCACATTCGGTTGCAGCCTCTTCGTGAATATTCATCGCCCTGAcgctgttgaaataaaatttcagttgAACGCGATTTTTATCGCAAGTTTGGATTGTCAGAAGATTTTTTCATAAGGAACGTGGCGACGTATTTACGATGGATGCGTCGCGGATACCTTAGCCGAAGATATATTTAGCCTTTAATCAATCATCTCTCCCTTGACAAGCCGTGGCAAAATTATTAAAcgatgtgtatacatacaggCTCGAGTATTTCGATAGACTCAGGACTCAGGAGTCCCCGAGGACGGTCTCTTATACTTCAAGCAATTAATTAGTTTTAATCTTCTTAGCTGTGCGGAGTAGGTACGTACGCAATATCGCGATTGCGCCCCCCTAAGCTTGCGCCAAAGAAAACGACTCAATAATTAACACTTCGGGGCATTAATCGTTCTCAATGCAAATAAGTATACGCctgtgtacatatacatataactcgAGAGTTGTAGAGCTTGGGTTTACTTTCCATTTGGCAAAATGTTCCGTTTATAAGACCATAACGAACGGCAAGTAAACCAATTTCGGAAGTGTAAACTCACGGCCTAATAGGTACCAGCCTCGTGACTCAAACACCAGACTGTTTCATTCACTCCAGGCGATGGGTCAAGTTTACACTTCGTCTCAAGTCGAGGGGTTAACCAGACTCGAAATCGCTTTGCAACTGTGTCGCAGAAGTCGTTttaagtagtcgaaatttagTTTAACCCGTGCAGTCTTACAATTGAAGTCATCTGATCAGACtgacaaattttctttcaaaatcgtAGCATATCCATGAAGTACATCAATCAGTGTGTGGAAAGGATAAGCCGCAAGGACGGTGAGTCGTCGGAGACGCAGAGTATTTTGGAACACGTTTTGACCACGAGTAACAAGACTGTCGCCTGTGTTGTCGCGATCGACATGTTGCACGCCGGAATCGACACGGTGATTTTCCTTCcacttattttataataaaaattcgaatgaaaatgtgggaaagagagaaagtcGACGTCTCTGTACCGCCTTACGTCTCCCTTAAAATCCGCTTTCCCAGACGGCGAGGTCGATGGAGAACGCGCTGGTGCATCTGTCGACGAACAGCAGAGCTCAGAGGTGTCTTCGAGAGGAGCTCAAGCTAGTTCTACCGGAAGTTGACTCTTCGGTAAGCCAGGAGGACGTCCTCAAGCTCCCGTATCTGAAAGCTTGCATCAAGGAAAGCATGAGGTGACTTTACTGTATATTTGAACGCCGTTGGTGCGCGCAAGCAGGCTGATGATTTATAATTCATGATAGATCAAGAAACTTGATGTCCCTCCATTTCTACACGCCGAAATCACAGATGTCCATAAGGTCCCAGTTTCTGCTCCTCTCATTCCATACTTACGATTGCTTTTAGTTTCGTCCTATCGCTTTTTTACCGTTCCAGGTTCAATCTGAGAAacttattattttcagaattacCCCAACAGCGATCGGATCATTGCGAGAAGTGGGCAAAGACATCGTACTATCGGGTTACCAAGTACCAAAGGGAGTAAGTATTCCAGATGATTAATTATGCCACAGAGTAATTCGTTAATTGTACAATTAGTTTGGAGGTATGCAGATGTTCCAAGAACGACGGTTCGAAGTCTATGAATAATAAACTTATTCGTACTTCACCGTCACGAATTCCTAACCGATTTGACCCACGAATTTCTGGAGGAATTTCATTTAACAGTAACCAACACCTGACGTCAATCAAGAATTTCAACCATTGTAGATCTACAATATTCAGGCTAAGTACTCCTGCCACAAAATCGCGTCATTGTTAATCTGAAGCTTGCTCTCCGCTTAATTCCACattttggaataaaatatttttgtctttcaATCACGTGACAAGTTTTCCCCGTTATTCGCTCATCACGTTAGTTTCGACGTGTAGCAAATTTAACTTTTAGCTCCCCGTTAATTGCTCTTCGACGAAATAGTCAACATTTATCCAAGATTGCATGAAGCCTCGACTGACTAAGGCTCTTCTTGAAGAAGCTGATTAAACACAACAACAAGATCCCCGCGGTATCGCCGACTTAGTTTAGATTCATTCAAAGTAGATTCACGTATTTGCTGCAGTTCTATAATTCAACTGGCAGAACATTGCTATTTACGCGAGAGATTCAATTTAGGCGAACCTTGACGTTTGCGTAACACCGAGCAAGAagttaatttataattgagCGGTACAAATCTTTGCCTTAACTAATTGAAACTCGAATACGATATAATAACGCTTACCTTGAAGTCTGGTTATTCGACCCTGTTCGAGGCATGAATATCCGACAGAAATGATCTATGCCTAtgttcaattctttttctctgttcCCTCTCATTCGTGATCTGGATTCCACAGTGTTCAGATTTACTTAAATAGAGATCTGAATTCTTACCTCGCTTCTTGCTCACCTGGACAAAGTTGCAAATTAATTCTACATCGATTTTGCACAGACGGTGGTGGCCATGTATCACGTTGAGGCGTCAAATTCGCCGGAGGAATTCCCAGAGCCCCAGAAATACCTGCCTGAGCGATGGCTCCGAGATTCAGAGGAAGCAGGTCGAGGTGACAGGGCGTACGCGCCGTCCGCCAGGAACGCTAATCCATTTTCCTTTCTCCCATTTGGATTCGGTCCGAGAGCCTGCATCGGTCAACGCTTTGCAAATTTGGAAATGGAAATTCTACTAGCGAAGGTATACAAGCAGAGCCAACTAACTCCCACCATGGCAACGCGTCTCGAGTCTAGTCTGCAGAGCGTATGATTAATCGTCCCGATGACCAGATTTTCAGAAGGTGGAAGGTGACATATGACAGAGATCTTCAGTTCCAAAGTAAACTCCTATACGGACCGGCGACACCGCTGACTTTTCGTCTCATTGATGCTTGAAGAAGTTGCATACACTTAACTTCAACTATACCTGTGTGGATACATGATTCAGTTAACGGAAACTAAACggccattaaaaaaaaatgtcaagattCTGGATTATTAAGCGTTCCTTTTCAGGCGTAATCGGCGTTCTTTTCAATTATCCTTCGTTCACTTTGTACCAATGCAAATGTAACCGCGTATGTTGACTTTGTCCAAAGAATAAACACCGAGGCTTTTGCCATAAATTCTATAAGACTCGTTACATTATTCACCCTCGCATCACGTGCCTGATAGttgtaatttttcgagttGACAAACGGCTCGCCAAGGACTCACCAAAGCGAATCAAGCATCTGGCGAACCGGTCTAGAGTCCATTAGCTCACCGGTGACTTGACTTGTTCAGGGGCACTGTGTCGAAGGCTGTCAGCTGCGAGGAATTCCCGCGATTCGCGTGATACttgcggtcgtctttgtcgcGGAAAACGAGAAATGACCACGAGTTCAAACAATGAGCAACCTGCAGTCCGTAATCCGCGAGCGGAATTACAACCGGACATATAGCGGTGGAGTTGTTAcgttagaaatgaaaattgactgCCTTCGAGTCTCGCCCGTTTACTCGGTGGGCTTAATTGCTGACCCTCTGACCCTTGCCCTTCCAGCTCACGCCTCCATGGATAACCGGCACCGTAATGGCATTCGACGGACGGGCGCCTCCAACAGCATTTACGTTCACCCAGCTAATCGGATTTCGTGGTCAACCAGCCTCTTATGCCAACGATAAAAGCCACGTTTTCAATGATATACTCGTGCAACTGGGATCTTCATGTTTTTAAAGGTCCCAATCTTCCCGTTCCTCGCTACAGGCTTCCGCATTTACTCTTGGTCCATTAATTTCCTTCTTCAGGGTCCGGATCGTCATCCTGTGAATGCAGAAATGAGGAAATCTGAACAACAGTTCAAGTCCACCTTCCTCCTACTCGGTAGTACCAGGAAGAGTGTAGTCACGTTGCATCGACCGCGTTCTACGCAAGTTGCACTCCATTTTTCACAGTACTCCAATCCGCACGTCACCGAGCGTTACTTTGATCCGTCAATTGATCAATTAACCATCGTGTGTTAGTTACTTTTCCGACGTCGAATTCATCGCTCTTTCACCAAATATCGGAGCCTCCGAAACGGTGAGCATTGGAAATTATATATTGGAGGGACATAGGATTCTATCTAGTACGTGCTTCAGACGACACGAAGATCCACACAAGGGTGAAGAATCAAAGACGGTGCCGTTGAATTGAGAAGTAATTTGGGAAGTAACGATAAAGGTTAATTTAGGAGAAAATGATGCGCAACACTTCATCGTTCGCCAGATTCTCGCTGACAGTATTGCGGTCGAATGTTCCCGCGAACAGGTATAGGAGTACGACCGTTCTGTCTGACGAAAAGTTGCAAGAAACTGCCGACACTGAGTGGAAAATTGCGAAACCTTACAATCTGATACCCGGACCAGAGCCACTTCCGGTTCTCGGAAATATCCCGAAGTTTATTCCGATCGTCGGTAAGTAGTGTTTCGACGAATTTTGCTTCTAATGAAAAATCCTAGCCTCAACATTCTGTGAGTTCAAGGTGAATACGGAAAGCTGCCGATGTTGAAGATGGTGGATCGACTGCGTAAGAACTACGGTGACATTGTCAGGCTCGAAGGGATTCCGGGTCGACGACGCTGCGTTTTCCTTTTCGATCCGAACGACTGTGAGAAGGTTTACCGGACGGAAGGTCCTTGGCCCTCCAGGATTTCGATGGAGACGATTAAGCTGTATCGAGAGCAGAGACACGATGTGTACAAGGGTGAATCGGGACTTGTGTCAAGGTGGGTTACTTCTCGCTTTGTCATTCGTCGACGACAATTGACGACTCACTCGTGAGAagggagaaagaaaacgatgaaTAA
Coding sequences within:
- the LOC124414796 gene encoding probable cytochrome P450 49a1 — its product is MSVSVRKKLATGIATVTNNHALFCNSVKFRQETDRSNPKIQDFGSALPYDAIPGPKPVPLIGNFWRFLPLIGSYPRDNQVELVKKLKKRYGNIVRLSSLPGRSDIVIVCDPNDFEKIYRTEGIWPKRDAMPSYKYYRDHVRNDFFNGVGSMVTEQGREWHAIRNVANTPMLNPKVASKYIQPINEVASDFVKRMTRIRGRDEMLPATFSNELNKWALESVALLAMDTRLGCLDDPESLETSDAHRLVEAVLTMMKLTYDLDVSPSPMSAFRRKEFNRAVDVQIDISMKYINQCVERISRKDGESSETQSILEHVLTTSNKTVACVVAIDMLHAGIDTTARSMENALVHLSTNSRAQRCLREELKLVLPEVDSSVSQEDVLKLPYLKACIKESMRITPTAIGSLREVGKDIVLSGYQVPKGTVVAMYHVEASNSPEEFPEPQKYLPERWLRDSEEAGRGDRAYAPSARNANPFSFLPFGFGPRACIGQRFANLEMEILLAKIFRRWKVTYDRDLQFQSKLLYGPATPLTFRLIDA